A stretch of the Vigna radiata var. radiata cultivar VC1973A chromosome 7, Vradiata_ver6, whole genome shotgun sequence genome encodes the following:
- the LOC106766388 gene encoding LRR receptor-like serine/threonine-protein kinase RPK2: MIREDSKGSLFGNVSSVGFDFISELTELRVLSLPFNALEVLNLAGNELNGSVPGFVGRLRGVYLSFNQFSGVVPREIGKNCSKLEHLDLSGNSLVQGIPGSLGNCERLRTLLLYSNLLEEGIPGEFGKLKSLEVLDVSRNTLSGSVSRELGNCSELLVLVLSNLFDVRGDAARDFGKLGSVNDEVNYFKGSMPLEVFSLPNLRILWAPMVNLEGSFQGNWGGCQSLEMVNLAQNFLSGEFPNQLGVCKRLHFLDLSGNNLTGVFSEEIPCVCGLSSMQFPEFYFCRKIDYLKDKVQPSFVKERRAMKKNLFMLDYLSILPEEGWTMKDGTPWPGNNSRDHPGMIQALLLCPAY; the protein is encoded by the exons ATGATACGAGAGGATAGTAAAGGTTCTCTCTTCGGAAACGTTTCTTCTGTTGGTTTCGATTTCATCAGTGAGCTCACTGAGCTTAGGGTTTTGTCTCTCCCCTTCAACGCGTTGGAGGTTCTGAATTTGGCTGGCAATGAATTGAATGGTTCTGTGCCTGGTTTTGTCGGGAGGCTTAGAGGGGTGTATCTTTCGTTTAATCAGTTCAGTGGGGTTGTTCCGCGAGAGATTGGGAAGAATTGTTCGAAGCTTGAACATTTGGATTTGTCTGGGAATTCGTTGGTTCAAGGGATTCCGGGGAGTTTAGGGAATTGTGAGAGGTTGAGGACGCTTTTGCTGTATTCCAATTTGTTGGAAGAGGGTATTCCTGGTGAGTTTGGGAAGCTCAAGAGCCTTGAGGTGTTGGATGTTTCCAGGAACACTCTCAGTGGCTCTGTGTCGAGGGAGCTTGGGAATTGCTCAGAGTTGTTGGTTCTTGTGCTGTCAAATCTCTTTGATGTTCGCGGTGATGCTGCCCGTGATTTTGGGAAATTAGGTTCAGTGAATGATGAGGTGAATTATTTTAAAGGATCAATGCCACTGGAGGTTTTTTCGCTTCCAAACTTGAGGATATTGTGGGCTCCCATGGTGAATCTAGAAGGCAGTTTTCAAGGGAACTGGGGTGGTTGTCAGAGCTTGGAGATGGTAAATTTGGCTCAGAACTTTTTGAGTGGGGAATTTCCGAACCAGCTTGGTGTCTGCAAGAGGCTGCATTTTCTTGATTTAAGTGGAAACAACCTTACCGGGGTGTTTTCTGAAGAAATTCCCT GTGTTTGTGGCTTGTCATCAATGCAATTTCCCGAGTTTTACTTCTGTCGGAAGATTGACTACCTGAAGGACAAGGTTCAACCTTCTTTTGTTAAGGAGCGTAGAGCAATGAAG AAGAACCTCTTCATGCTTGATTACCTTTCAATTCTGCCAGAAGAAGGATGGACAATGAAAGATGGTACCCCTTGGCCGGGAAATAACTCACGTGATCACCCTGGCATGATTCAG GCCCTCCTTCTATGCCCAGCATACTAA